Proteins from a single region of Paraflavitalea devenefica:
- a CDS encoding NAD(P)/FAD-dependent oxidoreductase — MQKKAIIIGAGPAGLTAAYELLKRTDITPIILEKSGDIGGISKTVNYKGNRMDIGGHRFFSKSDRVMQWWLNILPLQNSADKSINLQYQHQSASFQPTAEHVTNDQDSDKVMLVRRRLSRIYFLRKFFTYPITLSIDTLKKLGLVRTLAILFSYLRAQLLPRRPEQNLEDFMINRFGKVLYRLFFQEYTEKVWGVPCKDISAEWGAQRIKGVSISKAIAHAVKEITKRKKKSNDENIAQKDTETSLIEQFLYPKLGPGQLWEEVARQVQAMGGIIHMHHDVKEIYTNNNQVTAIVAVNNQSGESLYLEGDYFFSTMPVKELIGGMQGAVPANVREIASGLLYRDFITVGILLKRMATQHQRTGTWEQLNLKDNWIYIQDAGVKVGRLQLFHNWSPHMVANPDHMWIGMEFFCNETDAFWQLPDERIKAVAIAELEKIGLIAVDDVLDSTVLRVPKTYPAYFGAYERFDEIRAYTDTLQNLFLVGRNGMHKYNNADHSMLTAMVAVDHICAGISSKDNLWAINTEQEYHEENKEPDETTATPASSEPIPPQKRPPINQELATTVSFKDFLFHNKLNRRFLWFALIAVIAQFAIFKYFYPFASYIHGDSFGYIRAAANNADINTHPIGYSRFLRLFSVFSRSDLALTAFQYLLAQASGLFFLFTLFFFHQISRVTQFILVGVLVLNPLFLYMANLVSSDCLFMSLSFTWFSLLLWVVHRPSNRILFWHTVVLAFAFTVRYNALVYPTIAFIAFLLARLAWYKKAIGIALPALLIGLFIFYTGNKYKALADTWQFSPFSGWQAANNALYTYRYVDSADRKPVPAKFKVLDSMVRRYFDTHRDVKKYPGENIKASTVYMWTRHLPLHRYRDQVALKRKDTAATELKKWALMGPYFQEYGTYILKQYPLQYAEHFLWPNLIKYYAPPTEFLEKYNDGKDSVSSIASSWFGYKSRKVSSRIEDPKAYILDVYPILSGSMNVVLLCCLICFVWLRGFRHQAIYSKPLVLVTSFWLVNAAFTIVASPAAIRLQAFPMLLETSFAIILVAWLWKLAAQAEPAIQVPKPMITPQPSI, encoded by the coding sequence AATCTGCCAGCTTTCAGCCTACAGCCGAACACGTGACTAATGATCAGGATAGTGATAAAGTAATGCTGGTACGCCGCCGGCTTTCACGCATTTATTTTCTACGTAAATTCTTTACCTATCCCATTACTTTATCCATCGACACCCTGAAAAAGCTGGGCCTGGTGCGTACACTGGCCATCCTCTTTTCGTACCTGCGGGCGCAGCTTCTTCCCCGCAGGCCGGAGCAAAACCTGGAGGACTTCATGATCAACCGCTTTGGCAAGGTGCTGTACCGGTTGTTCTTCCAGGAATATACCGAAAAGGTATGGGGCGTTCCCTGTAAGGACATCTCGGCCGAATGGGGGGCACAGCGCATCAAGGGCGTGAGCATCAGTAAGGCCATTGCCCATGCTGTGAAGGAGATCACCAAACGGAAAAAGAAAAGCAACGACGAAAACATTGCACAAAAGGACACCGAGACCAGTCTGATCGAGCAGTTCCTGTATCCCAAACTGGGGCCGGGACAATTGTGGGAAGAGGTGGCCCGACAGGTGCAGGCCATGGGTGGCATCATTCACATGCATCACGATGTAAAAGAAATCTATACCAATAATAACCAGGTAACTGCTATTGTAGCTGTGAATAACCAAAGCGGAGAATCGCTGTACCTGGAAGGAGATTATTTCTTCAGCACCATGCCGGTGAAGGAATTGATCGGCGGTATGCAGGGGGCCGTACCGGCCAACGTACGTGAAATAGCCAGCGGGCTGCTGTACCGCGACTTCATTACCGTGGGGATATTGTTGAAACGCATGGCTACGCAGCACCAACGAACCGGGACCTGGGAGCAACTTAACCTGAAGGATAACTGGATCTATATACAGGATGCGGGGGTAAAAGTGGGCAGGCTGCAACTGTTCCACAACTGGAGTCCACACATGGTGGCCAACCCTGACCACATGTGGATCGGCATGGAATTCTTCTGTAATGAAACGGATGCCTTTTGGCAACTGCCGGATGAACGCATCAAAGCCGTTGCCATAGCGGAACTGGAAAAAATAGGACTGATAGCAGTGGATGATGTACTGGATAGTACCGTGTTGCGCGTACCTAAAACTTATCCAGCTTATTTCGGCGCTTACGAGCGGTTTGATGAAATACGGGCCTATACCGATACGCTGCAAAATCTTTTTCTGGTAGGGCGTAATGGAATGCACAAGTACAATAATGCCGACCATAGCATGTTGACAGCGATGGTGGCTGTGGACCATATCTGCGCCGGTATCTCCAGCAAGGATAACTTATGGGCCATCAATACGGAGCAGGAGTACCATGAGGAAAATAAAGAACCTGACGAAACAACTGCAACACCAGCTAGCAGTGAGCCGATCCCTCCCCAAAAACGCCCCCCTATTAACCAGGAGTTGGCAACAACAGTAAGCTTCAAAGATTTTCTGTTTCACAACAAACTGAACCGCCGCTTCCTGTGGTTTGCGTTGATAGCGGTGATTGCGCAGTTTGCTATTTTCAAATACTTCTATCCCTTTGCCAGCTATATTCATGGCGATTCCTTTGGGTATATCCGTGCAGCAGCTAACAATGCAGATATCAATACGCATCCTATTGGGTATTCACGTTTCCTACGGTTGTTTAGTGTATTCAGTCGGTCGGACCTGGCATTGACAGCCTTTCAATACCTCCTGGCACAAGCCAGCGGTTTGTTCTTTTTATTTACGCTTTTTTTCTTTCACCAGATCAGCCGGGTGACGCAGTTTATCCTGGTAGGCGTACTGGTACTTAATCCCCTGTTCCTGTACATGGCTAACCTGGTGAGCAGCGACTGCCTGTTTATGAGCCTGAGCTTTACGTGGTTTTCCTTGCTGCTGTGGGTCGTGCACCGCCCCAGCAACCGCATACTCTTCTGGCATACCGTGGTGTTGGCCTTTGCTTTTACCGTTCGGTATAATGCGCTGGTGTATCCGACCATTGCGTTTATCGCTTTTTTACTGGCCAGGCTGGCCTGGTATAAGAAAGCTATTGGCATTGCCCTTCCCGCCTTGCTGATCGGTCTGTTCATCTTCTATACCGGCAATAAATACAAGGCACTTGCCGACACCTGGCAATTTTCACCATTTAGCGGGTGGCAGGCTGCCAACAATGCGCTGTACACTTACCGGTATGTAGACAGCGCCGACCGCAAACCCGTGCCTGCCAAATTCAAAGTACTGGACAGCATGGTGCGCCGTTACTTCGATACGCATCGTGATGTAAAAAAATATCCAGGCGAAAATATAAAAGCCAGTACGGTATATATGTGGACGAGGCATTTACCCTTGCACCGGTACCGGGACCAGGTAGCCCTAAAAAGGAAAGACACCGCCGCCACAGAATTAAAGAAATGGGCGCTGATGGGCCCGTATTTCCAGGAATATGGCACTTATATCCTGAAGCAATATCCCTTACAATATGCCGAACACTTTCTATGGCCCAACCTGATCAAGTATTATGCCCCGCCCACCGAGTTTCTCGAAAAGTATAATGACGGGAAAGATAGTGTAAGCTCGATTGCCAGTTCCTGGTTTGGATACAAAAGCAGGAAGGTGAGTAGCCGCATCGAGGACCCAAAAGCCTATATACTGGATGTATACCCCATACTTTCAGGTAGCATGAACGTGGTATTGCTGTGCTGCCTCATCTGCTTTGTTTGGCTCCGCGGATTCCGACATCAGGCTATTTACAGTAAACCACTGGTATTAGTGACCAGCTTTTGGCTGGTAAATGCCGCCTTTACCATCGTAGCTTCACCAGCAGCCATCCGATTGCAGGCTTTCCCCATGCTGCTGGAAACCAGCTTTGCCATCATCCTGGTGGCCTGGCTATGGAAACTGGCGGCGCAGGCAGAGCCCGCCATCCAGGTACCCAAGCCAATGATCACACCACAGCCATCCATTTAA
- a CDS encoding acyltransferase family protein, producing MKLGSIQFLRAIAILLIVYAQSIHLSKQTGPSHQQNFYYLSQIGYIGIDLFFVICGFIITYTAHRYSGAREGLQFLQRRFIRINPLFYIASILFFGVQWFQVWATNNPNSFLLNNKMIPGLVDSLWIIPTTDKLSRYKLYLPTGWTLAFVWLFYLVFSITIFANLRKKAIAVTVTICLLVIAGSLFKPTDLRLTFATNIILLEFLLGMLICQLYMKAGMLPKFVPVTFLLAGIAWCMVLVFYNYGHISTPNLILNGTLSLQRFLLWGLPSSFLLAGCVLLEKNKQLQRIWNYKPARLIGNASYSIYLAHSIIFTLLATLYKTNTILLPDVSIFVHLVVVVITGLVVYRYLEKPFIRWLQKVSQHPSIEHSTTQPQSA from the coding sequence ATGAAACTCGGCTCCATACAGTTCCTGCGCGCTATTGCCATCCTGCTGATCGTATATGCACAGTCTATCCATCTTTCCAAACAGACGGGGCCATCACATCAGCAAAATTTTTACTATCTTTCCCAGATAGGTTACATAGGCATTGATCTTTTCTTTGTGATCTGCGGATTCATCATCACTTATACAGCCCATCGTTACAGCGGCGCCCGGGAGGGTCTGCAATTTCTGCAAAGACGTTTTATCAGGATTAATCCCCTCTTCTATATAGCCAGTATACTATTCTTTGGTGTACAATGGTTCCAGGTATGGGCTACCAATAATCCTAATAGCTTTTTGCTAAATAATAAAATGATACCCGGCCTCGTAGACAGCCTGTGGATTATTCCCACTACTGATAAGCTATCTCGGTATAAACTTTACCTTCCAACGGGCTGGACTCTGGCTTTTGTATGGCTGTTTTACCTGGTTTTTTCCATTACTATTTTTGCTAACCTACGGAAGAAAGCTATCGCAGTTACCGTCACTATCTGCTTACTTGTAATTGCAGGTTCTCTATTCAAGCCAACCGATCTCCGGCTGACATTTGCCACTAATATCATACTTCTCGAGTTTCTATTGGGCATGCTCATTTGCCAGCTTTATATGAAAGCCGGTATGCTACCGAAATTCGTGCCCGTGACCTTTTTGCTTGCGGGGATAGCCTGGTGCATGGTACTTGTGTTTTATAATTACGGGCATATCAGCACCCCTAATCTCATCCTGAATGGGACTTTGAGCTTGCAACGGTTCCTTCTTTGGGGCCTACCTAGCAGCTTTTTATTGGCGGGGTGTGTTTTACTCGAAAAAAACAAGCAACTTCAACGCATATGGAACTATAAGCCTGCACGCCTGATCGGCAATGCCTCTTACTCTATTTACCTGGCGCATTCCATCATATTTACTTTACTTGCCACTTTATATAAAACAAACACCATACTGTTGCCAGACGTTAGCATTTTTGTGCATCTTGTCGTTGTTGTGATCACAGGCCTTGTTGTTTATCGCTACCTGGAAAAGCCTTTTATTCGGTGGCTTCAAAAGGTATCCCAGCATCCCAGTATAGAACATTCCACCACGCAACCACAATCCGCCTGA
- a CDS encoding TlpA family protein disulfide reductase gives MKKIIALALITGLAGCFSREPAKTGLEGKPLPSFSLQLSDSVGFANTSAAPLDKPVALFYFGPHCPYSREQAKEIAEDIDRLKDIQFYFVTTASLKEMKKFIDRYQLSRFKNVITGRDTSGFVKDYYEIVGVPYMALFTKDKKLNKSYYGKIYTNQIIEGVKE, from the coding sequence ATGAAAAAGATAATTGCCCTTGCGCTCATCACCGGTTTAGCCGGCTGCTTCAGCAGAGAACCAGCAAAAACAGGGCTGGAAGGAAAGCCATTGCCTTCCTTTAGCCTGCAATTGAGCGATAGTGTTGGTTTCGCTAATACCTCCGCTGCCCCCCTTGACAAACCAGTTGCCTTGTTTTATTTCGGGCCTCATTGCCCCTATTCGCGGGAACAGGCCAAAGAGATCGCTGAAGATATTGACCGGCTGAAAGACATCCAATTTTATTTTGTTACCACGGCTTCCTTAAAGGAGATGAAAAAATTCATTGATAGATATCAGCTTAGCCGATTCAAGAATGTGATAACAGGCAGAGATACATCTGGATTTGTAAAAGATTACTACGAAATAGTCGGTGTACCCTATATGGCCCTGTTCACCAAAGACAAAAAACTCAATAAGTCCTATTACGGAAAAATCTATACCAACCAAATTATCGAAGGGGTTAAAGAATAA